In the genome of Massilia sp. W12, the window GCTGGTGGAACTGCTTGTTTGCAGCCATCGGCTAAAGGGTATTTTGTTCCCATTTCTAATGGTCCACCGTTAGATCAACCGGAACTGGCGTTGGATGTCAAATTGACAGAAGTGACGCAAGATTTGGTTGGACTCAATCCCGCGGTGGCGCAGGAAATCAATCTGCTTTTGATGGAGGTTTCCTCTAGCGATCGCTATGAGGTAGATCTAAGCAAATTGGCCCTATCCAGCGAAGCTTGGGTGTATGTCAGGGTTTATCCGCAAGGTAACTACAGCACATATGGCGCTTCAGAGCCTTTTGAAGCGATTTTAACCTGGCCTAATAGTGATTAACAGCCAACAAGTCTTCAAGCGGAGCTCGCTACGCGCGCCCGCTTAACTCCGGCGTTAGGCGTCTTTTTTCTCTGCTCCTTGGAGTAATCGAGTGCAAATTTTTTTGGCAATTGTTGTTATTCTCTTTGCTTGGATAGCTTGGTATCAATTGTTGTCACGAATTATGTTTCGCTCTCGGCTTAAGCGATGGGAGCGCATGGAAGACATGATGAATGAAGGAAATCAAACAAGCATCATTCTCCTCATAAGTGGTATTTGTGGGTTGTTTAGCGCTCCTTTTTTCATGGAAGCCGGAAGTTTTCTGTTTGTCTTTGTTCAATGAGCGCAAACCATGGCGAAGTTGAATCCCTTTAGCCTTCCCGAGCCGGAGGACGACTCCGATAGGAAACTTCTTTCAGACATTGGAGAATTTGGATGGCACGTTGTAGGTATTCACGAAGAAGAAAACAGCCCTCGCTTCGCTTTCACCGTCGGCTTGTACTATCAGTACCTACACCCCGAAATCATGATCATGGGCTTGCCTCATGAAGTAGCTCACGCGCTATTGGTAAGTGTTCAAAGCATCACCCATAAGGGCGGCTACATCCAACCATGGAGCGCAGTCGAAGAGATTGCGAGTTTTCCGCTAGTGGCGGTTCCTATTCACTTCAGTCACTACAAAGAGCATCTTGGCTACGGAATGTGGTTCTACAAGTCACTTCCAGAACCGTTCCCCGCAATCCAATTGGTCTGGCCTGATAAGGCCGGTGTTTTTCCCTGGCAAGATGGATACGACCAAAGGTACTTCCAGCTACAAAGGGTGCTGTGTGAAGAGCAAGCGCTCTAACCAGTTCGTCAACGTCAGGTTTCACAAATGCGATCCGGAGCGCACTTTGAGATAGAGATCGAATTGGCTGGAGATCCCGCCACTTGCACGACAGTTCGAGTTGACAGTGAGGCAGAGGTACTAGCGTTGGTGAGCAGATCTCTGCATCCAGGCGCCGGCATTTTAATTTCCTGCCTCGGTTCGGGCGTCGACTACGGCAACTTGGTTATCGAAGTAAATACTCAGAGTAATTGCAATTTGAGAGCTCTTGAGCATATTGGTTTCGCCGTCGGTGGTGCATCAATTGAGCAGGTGCTCAACGCAGTAGAATACTGGCTGCCCGCTCAGCAAAAGATTCCGAGTCTTAAATGGGCGGTCGAATGAAACCTAACCCATCGTTCAACCGGATCAATGGGGTCACGGATCAATGGATCAATGGGGTCAGACTCAATTGATCCTGCAAGGGCGAAAGCCTTCGTCGTTCCAGCGTATCGCCTACGGCGCCCGCTAGACTCAAACATTAGATATCAATTCAATGTTCGCTGTATTGTTCTGGTATATTTCAGTCCGTACTTGCATCAAAGTTGCTCGCCATTGCTGGCTTGGCATCACGCAGTGCAAGGTTTTTATTTCCGTCAGCTTTATTTTGCGAGGGCGCTTTGGCTGGTTTTCAATTCACAAAGGCTGTTGCCTCATCAAGCAGCCTAACTCATCGTTGCAGCGGATCGCCTGCGGCGCCCGCTGAACTCACACGTTAGGCCTCAAATGAATCATTCCCACTTTTTCCAGTCCTGGCCGTTCAAAATTCCAGTTGAAACTGGGGTATTCACGACTAGACAAGTCATGGAAGGCCTGGAACCAGTTCGAGAGGTCTACCACGATCCGGATGGGGATTGGCAATTCTTATGCGGAACTACGCTGGACACGGCCGACCTCAAGCTGGTTTGCTTTGGCTGCATGTTTGATCGTGATCCATCAATTGCCGCACTCGCTGAGTTGCCACCTAGCTGGTGTGCGACACGAAAGGCCCCTGATTTCGCCTGGGCTCAGGAAGAGTATGAGCCCCGCCAGGATGAGGCCTAACCATTCATTGCAGCCGAGCTGCGCTGGCTGGTCGGCTGAATTCAAACGTTAGACGCTTATGAGTCCTTCTGACTTTGATCTCGAGCTCGAAGAGCTTTACAACAAATCGGCGGGTCGCCTCATCGCCTCCGAAAGTTTCGATGGTGCAGCGTTTGCCCGCCTATACGAATACCTTAGCCACAAGGCGGAGCTAATCAAGACCGAGCACGTCGTATCAAAGCAGGTGGTAACAGCACTCCTGTCTGTGCAAAGCGCAATTGAAAATGCGGCCCCCTACAATCCGCAAGCAAAAGAGGGCTTGCCGTTTGTGGGCAAGTTCTCAATGCTGTTGGGACTGATCGCTATAGGCGAGAGTCCGCGCGATAGGCAACCAGGAGTTCCTCGTGTTGTTTAGCCGCGCGTCTAACCCTGCAGTCGAGCGGGACAGCCACAAGCTGCGCTTGTGGTTCCCTACGCTTCGCTCCGGCTGCCCCTCACTTCCACGTTAGCAGCTATGAAGCACCTTATCGTCGCATTGCTTTCGTCTCTGATCTTCATCGCAGCAAATGCCGCTGATGATGGCAAGCAGACATTTGAAACGCCTGATGGTCCTGTCACAGCCACAAAGAAAACCGCTCCTCCCGTACCACAGAAAATTTCCGCTGTCGGATCGAAAGAGCTGGCGGCTTTCGAACAGGCATCAGCAAGAGCTCTGAGGTTTGTGACGGATTATGTTCCACGAGCATCAAATCCAAAGCTGACCGATTTCGACAAAGCCTTCTACCTTTGGCAGAAGGAGAAGAGCCGTCGGTATTCCGAGCAGCAAGTGATCGAGATGATCGGCGCCTACCTCGGCAATCAGCTTGTCAAAGATTTTCAAATGGAATGGGTTGTCGTGAGCGATCAGTACGGAACCGACTATGCCGTTCGTGGCAAGCAAAAAGAAGTCATGTCGTTCCCCTTTGCTTCTGTCGAAAAGCGGATACAACGAAAGGAACATGAGTTCGTGGTTGGCGTATATCAAACGGTCAAACACACATTGGCTGA includes:
- a CDS encoding DUF3806 domain-containing protein, giving the protein MKHLIVALLSSLIFIAANAADDGKQTFETPDGPVTATKKTAPPVPQKISAVGSKELAAFEQASARALRFVTDYVPRASNPKLTDFDKAFYLWQKEKSRRYSEQQVIEMIGAYLGNQLVKDFQMEWVVVSDQYGTDYAVRGKQKEVMSFPFASVEKRIQRKEHEFVVGVYQTVKHTLADADIKAR
- a CDS encoding DUF4262 domain-containing protein, with the protein product MAKLNPFSLPEPEDDSDRKLLSDIGEFGWHVVGIHEEENSPRFAFTVGLYYQYLHPEIMIMGLPHEVAHALLVSVQSITHKGGYIQPWSAVEEIASFPLVAVPIHFSHYKEHLGYGMWFYKSLPEPFPAIQLVWPDKAGVFPWQDGYDQRYFQLQRVLCEEQAL
- a CDS encoding DUF6210 family protein, with product MKICLYNLEQVGIIILDDRGLLYFNQAGGTACLQPSAKGYFVPISNGPPLDQPELALDVKLTEVTQDLVGLNPAVAQEINLLLMEVSSSDRYEVDLSKLALSSEAWVYVRVYPQGNYSTYGASEPFEAILTWPNSD